In Caldanaerobius fijiensis DSM 17918, the genomic window GTATATCCATTTCTTGAGTTTGGAGTATCTTTATCTTTCTTCTCATACTTTTCATATCCAAGCTCTGTAGAAAGCTCTGCTTCAAGCATTTCTTGGATAGTATCTTTAAAAAGGTTTTTTAATGACGCATAAAGGTCTGGAATAGATTGAATATTGTTTTCACTGATGAAATTTTTTAATTGTTCCTTTGTCAAAATTGACATTTTTAAAAACCTCCTTCTCGGTTTGTTTTATTTTTGAATTCTTACCAAGAAAGAGGTTTTTAATCATTTTACACAAAATTTTTTACAGTCTCTATTGAGTTCACGGGAAAGAGAAGTTCTTTGAATACCTAACCTTTCGGCCAATTCCTTTTTTGTCATATTAAGTTTTATTTCTTTACTTTTTTGAGTGTAATACTCATAATTTAAGAATTCAATAATAGACTCCCTTATAGATTTCATGGAGATTGACTTAATTTTGCTTGTTAAGATAGCAGTTTTATCTGATATACAGGTTAAAAACTTAACTAAGAAATCCTGGCTAGTCTGACAAAGTTGCAATACAAAATCTTTAGGGATATGTAAAATTTCAGTATCTGATTTTGCTATCACACTCATGGGATAATAAGGATACTTTGAAAACAATAGGTTGCCACCTATGTTATCTCCGATTTTAAATTCTGCAACAGTTAACACATTTCCCTTTTCATCAATCTTTTGAACAAATACCTGGCCTTTTAAAATAATATCCCAGTAATTGCATTTCTCACTTTCAAAATGGATAATGCTGCCTTTGTTGTATTTAGAGATAATATAATTATGCGTTTTAAAAAGATTAAGCAGTTCTTTAGCAGAAAATTCGTCAAATAACCCTGTTAGTTTTAAAATGTCCAGATAGTCTTTTATGTTCATAAATATCACCTTTTTTAAAATTAGTTACCGTGGTAACTGTATGCCGCTGTGATTTATTATAATATAGATTCATACATAATGAAAGGAGAGTTTTTATGCTGGAGAAAAAATATGTATACAGTCTTGCAGATGACAAAATAATTGAAAGGATTGTGGATGATGAGAATATTCACCTGAATCATATGATTCTTATAAAAGGTACAAATCTTCCTGAACACTATTCCAATTCCAACGTGTATATGATAATTGTACGGGGGAAAATGACTTTGCGGTTAAATGAACAAGAACCTCATCATTATACTAAAGGAGATATTATTAATATACCGTACAAAACAAAAATGAATGTTTATAATCAGGATGAAGAAGTATTGGAATTCTTTGTGGTAAAGTCGCCTAATCCTAAGAACTACAAAGAGAAGGAGTGATGAGGGGTGGACGTTTTTACAGTATCGTTATGGGGAATAACAGGGGCTGCGTTTATCGCATCCCTTGTTAAAAACAAGCAAAAGACATTTAATTCTATGAAAATGGCAAGAAGTATGATGAAAAATATGATTGGAGAGATTGCAGGTATATTATTTCTTATAGGATTGATTTTGACTTTCATACCGCCTGAAGTTATAAAAAATGTTTTGGGAGAATCCAATGTGTTTATTTCAACAGTTATTTCTGCCTTAGTAGGCAGTATTACATTGATTCCAGCCTTTGTAGCATTTCCTCTTGTAGGTTCTTTTGTAGATGCAGGTGCAAGCATTATCCCTGCCGTTGCATTCTTAA contains:
- a CDS encoding transposase, which produces MSILTKEQLKNFISENNIQSIPDLYASLKNLFKDTIQEMLEAELSTELGYEKYEKKDKDTPNSRNGYT
- a CDS encoding Crp/Fnr family transcriptional regulator → MNIKDYLDILKLTGLFDEFSAKELLNLFKTHNYIISKYNKGSIIHFESEKCNYWDIILKGQVFVQKIDEKGNVLTVAEFKIGDNIGGNLLFSKYPYYPMSVIAKSDTEILHIPKDFVLQLCQTSQDFLVKFLTCISDKTAILTSKIKSISMKSIRESIIEFLNYEYYTQKSKEIKLNMTKKELAERLGIQRTSLSRELNRDCKKFCVK
- a CDS encoding cupin domain-containing protein, which produces MLEKKYVYSLADDKIIERIVDDENIHLNHMILIKGTNLPEHYSNSNVYMIIVRGKMTLRLNEQEPHHYTKGDIINIPYKTKMNVYNQDEEVLEFFVVKSPNPKNYKEKE
- a CDS encoding permease; the encoded protein is MDVFTVSLWGITGAAFIASLVKNKQKTFNSMKMARSMMKNMIGEIAGILFLIGLILTFIPPEVIKNVLGESNVFISTVISALVGSITLIPAFVAFPLVGSFVDAGASIIPAVAFLTTLTMVGVVTFPLEKQEFGLKFAAIRNALSFVFALIIALTMGVIM